Below is a window of Candidatus Hydrogenedentota bacterium DNA.
GTGGAGGCGACTGTCGAAAACACGGACGTGACGACCGAGACCCCGTCCAGTATTGCGGAGGAGGAGCAGGGGTGGAAACTCGACCTCACGCCTTCCGAGACCCTCCGAGAGGCCCTGCAAGCCAAAGCGGACATCGAGTTTGAGGAAATCCACATTAAAGATGTCGCAGAGTTCCTGCAAGACTCTTTCGAGATCAATCTGGTCCTGGATCAACGGGTTGTCGCTCCGGAGCTTGAAGAGCATGTAGAAAACGAGGCGGTAGGAGCACCGCCGGGTCTCCAACCGGGACTCCCACCAGGATTCCAACCGGGCCTTCGGTCGGGCGCTTCAGTACCTGGTCCGCCGCCAGCCCCCGTGCAGTTTGTACGGCTGCCGCGAGCGTATTTGACCGACGGTCATATCCGCGCTATCGACCAGAAAGACAAGACACTCGAAGAGATACTCACCACCATCACATCGCCCCTCAACCTGATATGGAGGATTCGGGGCAACGCCGTCTGGATAAGCTCGTCCGCCCAACTCACGGAAGACATGACCGTACCGCTGCCGTCGGCCCCCTTCAAAGAGGGAGAGGTATTCACGACCCTCTCGTCGCCGGTAAACATCGAGTTCGAGGACATTCACGTTACCGAGCTTGTGGGATTCGTGCAAACGGCTTTCAAAGTGAACATAAGCCTGGACACGGCGGTGATCATGCCGGAAACGAAAACGGGGGATAGCGCGCCTCCCGATCCGTCGCAGTTCGCGACGGACGGAAGATTGGACTACATCAACTTAAAGGATGCCTCCATGGCGGAAACGCTCTTCGTAATGACGCGCATGCTTAATCTAAGCTATCGGGTCGGCAAGGATGGTATTTTCATCTCCACGCCGGATCGCTTGAAGGGGTCGTTCTGATCGGTCCGATCCGTCCAATCCGTCCGATTATACTGACACAGAGCGCGCTCCCCATCCGCCGGTCACCACAACAAGCGAAAGGCCCCGCAGACATCGTCTGCGGGGCCTTCGCTATCACTCAAGTCATATTCGACATCAGCAGGGAAGTTCCCAGCCCTTGCGGTATTCCTTGCTCACGAATTCCTTGGGATTCGGCACGTTGGTGACCGCGCCGGCCTTGTTGTCCCAGTGCATTTTCTGCTCCGTGCGCACCGCCAGGTTGCCGAAGGCCACCATCTCGGTGAAGGGACCGGAGTAGTCGAAGTTCGAGGCCGCCGGCTCACCGCCCTTGCAGGCTTCGATCCAGTTGAGGTAGGGATTTTCATCCGTGATGCGCTTGATGGTCTGCTCGGGCTTCTTATAGTCCGCCATTTTCTCGTCGGGCAGGAGGCGCGCTTCGCCGCCGTATTCACCCGCCGTGAGGATGCCGCTCTCGCCCACGAAGAAGCAGCCGTTGTCGCCATCGCCCAGCTTCTGGTTCGCGGGAACGCCCTCGGGCCGCTTGGGAATAAGCATGCCGTCATACCAGAACACGTCCACGGGCGCCATGTCGCCGCGCGCGGGGAAACTGTACTTCACGATGGAGGCCAGCGGCGCGGTCTGGTCGTTCTTACCGGACTGGGCCACGAGCTCCACCGTGTAGTCGGAAGATTCCACCAGTTTCAACGCCCAGAAGGCGGGGTCCATGATGTGGCAGGCCATGTCGCCCAGCGCGCCGGAACCGAAATCCCACCAGCCGCGCCAGTTGAAAGGTGCATATTTGTCATTGTAGGGGCGCATGGGCGCGGTGCCGATCCACAGGTCCCAGGCCATGGTGTCGGGGATGGGCATTTCGTCCAGGGGCTTGGCGATGCCCTGGGGCCAAACGGGGCGGTTCGTCCACACGTGGGCTTCTTTCACCTGGCCGATCGCGCCGGACCAGAGCATTTCGCACATATCGCGAACGCCATTGCCGCAGTGGCCCTGGTTGCCCATCTGCGTGGCCACTTTCATCTCGCGGGCCGTATTCGTCAGCAGACGCGCCTCGGCCACGGTGTGCGTCAGGGGCTTCTGCACGTACACGTGCTTGCCCAGCTTCATGGCCATGTAGGCCGCGGGCGCGTGGGTGTGGTCCGGCGTGGACACCGTACAGGCGTCGATTTCCGGCATCTTTTCGAGCATCTCACGGTAGTCTTTGAACTGCTTCGCGTTCGGCAGCTTGTAGAACGCCTCGCCCGCTTCCTTCCAGTCCACATCGCACAGAGCAACGATGTTCTCGCCCAGCTTGTTGCAGGACATGAGGTCGCTGAAGCCCTTGCCGCCCGCGCCGATCGCCGCAATGTTCAATTTCTCGTTCGGGGATTTCTTGCCCGGAACCACCTGGGCGTCGTTCGGCGCCGCCAATACCGTCACCGCCGTGGTCGTCGTGGCCGCCAGAAAAGCGCGCCGCGTCATGGAATGCTTGCTCATGTAGGAATTCTCCGGTGCGGCGTTCAGGGCTTGAATAGCCGCGGTTTGAAGTTAGGCAGGCCCTCTTCCACAGACTCCGCGGACGCGGTTCAGGTTTCACGGCGCGCCGGGACGCCAGGGGAACAAGGCCCGGGCATGGTCGGGTGAGCATAAACCCTTCCGGGCCCGAGGTCAAACTCGGGCCGTCACCTTTTCCGATCAGTCTAATCCGTCCGATCAGTCCGATCTTCACAGATAGGTTTCAGGTATAGATCGCGGGCACCAGCTCGCCCGCCACATCCGTCAGCCGGAAATCCCGCCCGCTGTAGCGATAAGTCAGGTCCAGATGATTCAATCCGAACAAATGCAGCAGCGTCGCGTGCAGATCGTTGATATGCACCGGATCCTTCACGATATTCCAGCCGATGTCGTCGGTCTCGCCGATGATCCGCCCGCCCTTGGTCCCGCCACCCGCCATCCAGATCGTGAAGGCCATGGGGTGGTGGTCCCGACCCGTGTTCGCTTCGCGGAAACCCGCCCGGTTCTCGCCGAGCGGCGTGCGGCCGAACTCGGAACCAAAGACCACCAGCGTGTCTTCCAGGAGGCCGCGCTGCTTCAGATCCTTGATCAGCGCGCCGATAGGCCGGTCGCACATGTCGGTGGTGAACTTCATTTCATTGTCCAGGTCGCTGTGGTGATCCCAGCTCGCGTGGTAGATGTTGATGAAGCGCACCCCGCGCTCCACCAGCCGCCGCGCCAGCAGGCAATTGCGAGAGAAGGCCGCGAAGGTCCCCTTGGGGCCGCCCCGCGACGCCTTGTACCCTTCCTCCACCCGGTCCACGCCATACATGTCCAGCGTAGCCTGACTTTCGCCCGAAAGATCGATCAGCTCCGGCGCCGCGGATTGCATGCGATAGGCCAATTCATAGGACGATATACGCGCGAGCACTTCCGGATCGCGCGTCTCTTCGTAGTGAATCTGGTTCAAGTCGCGCACCGTGTCCAGCCCGAGCCGCTGGCACTCATGGGGCAGGCCCGCCGGATTCGCCAGATGCAGCACCGGCTCGCCCTGGTTGCGAAACAGCACGCCCTGATAGTTCGAAGGCAGGAACCCGCTCGACCAGTTGGACACGCCGCCCGAAGTACCGCGGCCCGCGCTCAGCACCACATAGCCCGGCAGGTTGTCCGCCTCGGAACCGAGGCCATAATTGATCCACGCTCCCATGGAAGGCCGCCCGAAGGTGGGCACGCCCGTGTTCATCATCAACTGGCCCGGATGGTGATTGAAGGCGTCCGTATGCATCGAGCGAATCATGCAGATGTCGTCGGCGCAACTGCCGATGTGCGGAAGCCACGTGGAGAAGTCCATCCCGCTCTCGCCGTATTTCTTAAACTGCTGGTTGCTCCCCAGCACCGTCGCCGTCTCCTTCTGGATAAAGGCGAAGCGCATATCCTTTGTCATGGACTCCGGCAGCGGCTGGCCGTGGAGCTTGTTCAGCATCGGCTTCGGATCAAACAGATCCATCTGGCTCGGCCCGCCCTCCATGAAGATGAAGATACACGCCTTCGCCTTGGGCGTCGTGTGGTTCGGCTTCGGCGCCAGCGGGTTTACCCCCGGCACCGCACCATAACCGTCCCGGCCCAGCAGCGCCGTCAGCGCCAGCCCGCCAATACCGCCCGCCGCCGTCGTCAGAAACTGACGGCGCGTGCGCTGGATTTGCTCTTCAATCGGATGCATGACTTAATCCTCGGACCGGACACACGGGGCAGCCGGCGAATGGCGATAAAGATGATCTCAACCGCAAATTAACGCAAATTGATTCTGATGATGTGCGGCTCCAACAATACACAGGCGGGACGCCTGTGCCACATTCCCAAAAATTCGCGTCTATTCGCGTTCATTCGCGGTTACATTTTCTTTCAGTTTATTCCGATGCCAATTTGCGAAAATTTGCGTTAATTTGCGGTTCAACTCTGTCCGTGTTTTTCCATGCAATTCCGTGGTCAACCCTCTTATCCTACTCCCGCGTCAAGAACTCGTCCAGATTCATGATCGACCGCGCCAGTATCATATGGGCCGCCGCCTTCTCCGGCGCCACCTCCGCGGGCATATGAGAGCCCACCAGCGTCTTCGCCTCCTCCGGCTGCGCCGCAAACAGGGCCTCCTGCTCCGCCACCAGCTTCACCAGCAATTCCAGCTCCCGATCCAGCGGCGCCCGGCCCATGCACAACCGGAACGCTTCCCGCACGCGCGCTGGTTCATCCAGACCATCCATCTCCAGCAGCCGCTTGCCCAGCGCCTGCGCCGCCTCCACAAACACCGGATCGTTCAGCAGCGTCAGCGACTGCAAGGGTGTATTTGATCGGTTCCGGCTGAGCGCGGCCACGTTGGAATCGGGACAATCAAAGGCCACCAGCATGGGATAGGCCACCGTGCGCTGAAAGAACACATACAGGCCGCGACGATACTTCTGGGGCCCTTCCGACTCGGGCCACTTCACCGAACCCGCATAGCCCAGATCCGCCACTCCCGCAGGCAGCGGAGGACGAATACTCGGTCCCCCGACCTCGTCCACCAGCAGGCCGCTCGCCGCAAGAAACAGGTCCCGTGTGATCTCCCCCTCCACCCGGAATCGATTCTGCCGCGCGATCAGCCGGTTCGTCGGGTCCGACTGAAACAGATCATCCCGCACGTGAGAGGACTGCTTATACGCCGCGGACGACACAATCGCTTTGATCAGCGACTTGGTGCTCCAGTGATGATCCTCCACAAAGCTCGCCGCGAGCCAGTCCAGCAATTCCGGATGAGTCGGTGTTTCCGTTCGCGTGCCAAAGTCTTCGCTGGTACGCGCGAGACCGTCGCCGAAGAGATGCTCCCACACGCGATTGGCGGCAACGCGCGCCGTGAGCGGGTTTGCGGGATCCACGATCCAGCGTGCCAGATCAAGGCGATCCGGCTTGTCGCCCCGCGCCTTCAGCGGCGGAAGCACCGCGGGCGTGTGGGGCTGCACTTCGTCGCCCGGCTGGAGGAAATCGCCCCGGTTGTGAATGCGCGTCACCGGCGGCGTCTCGTTCGGCCGCAGCGCCATCACAATAGACGGAATCGGTGCCGGGGGATTGCCCTCCAACTTATCCAACTCCTCCTTGAGCTTCTTCCACGTCCCATCGCTCTGCCCGTACAGTTCCAGCAGCGTTTCGGTCTGCCCTTCCGTCCGCTCGGCCGCGGGCAACTTCAACGCGGCCACCACCTCATCCGAAAAGATAATATTCGCGGGATCGTTGCGCGTCAGCGCCAGACGGAACCGGCCAATGTTGCTGTAGCCGCCGTAGCCGTGATCGATCTTGATGGTAAAGATGGTGCCTTCGTCGTGGCCAACCGGTGTCTCGAAGGTAAAATCCGCAGCGTGGTCCCGATTCGTGTTCTTGCCGTTGAGAATGCCCCAGCCCGTGGCGGGATTCCCGTCCAGCGCCGCCTCAATGGGATACCCGTCCTGAGCAAAGCCCGCCTTGGCCGACGCGATCTTTACCGGCGCCGTCCGGTGTGGTTCGCTCGCGGGCGCCGCCGTGACCGAGATCTCCGCCAGCACAAAACTGCCATTGTGCGCCCGACCCGGACCATGGTACGTAAGTTCGTCGTGCGTCAGAGTCTCCAGTCGGAATCCCTTTACATCCCGCAGGTCGCTGCGAAATACCACCGTGTACGCATCGGTCAGCGGATTCTCCCCGTTCACCAGCACCGACTTGTCATCCAGTTCCTTGAAACTCGCGCCGCCCGTCGACACATAGGAGATCGGGTCCTGAATATTCCAACCCTCCTCCGGGATGGACAAGGTTGCCTCCCAGGCGGGCAGCCCCGCCAGAAGTGTCGGCCGATAAGCCGCCAGCTCCGCCTTCTTCGCGGCCACTTCCCCCGTGTGCTTTGCCACCGCCGCCGCGTAGGCCTCCTCCTCCCCCGGCAGCGGCGCGGAAATATCCTGCTCCAGCGCCGCGTCAAAAAAGGAATACATCCCGAAGTATTCGCGCTGCGTGATGGGGTCGTACTTGTGCGTGTGGCATTGGGCGCAGCCCATAGTGAGGCCCATAAACACCGCACCGGTCGTGTTCGTCCGGTCCACCGCCTGCTTCACCCGATCCTCTTCCGGATCGATGCCGCCCTCGCGATTCGTCAAGGTATTGCGGTGAAAGCCCGTCGCCGTGCGCTGCGCCAGCGTCGCCCCCGGCAGCAAGTCTCCCGCAAGCTGCTGGATCACAAACTGGTCATAGGGCATGTCTTCGTTGATCGCGTTGATCACCCAGTCGCGATAACGCCACGCATAGGGCCGCGGAGAATCCTTTTCGTAGCCGTCGCTGTCCGCGTAACGCGCCAGATCCAGCCAGTGACGGCCCCAGCGTTCGCCAAAGTGGGGCGACGCCAGCAGGCGGTCCACCAGTGAGTCATAGGCTGCTGGCGAAGGATCCGCCGTGAAGGATTCCACCGCGCCCGGCTCCGGCGGCAGTCCCAGCAAGTCCAGATACAGGCGTCGCACGAGTACACCCGGCGCCGCCTCGGGGCTCGGGGCAACCCCGGCCTGGTCAAGCTGGGCCTTTATGAACGCGTCAATCGCACCCTGGCCCCAGTTTTCACCCGCCGGCGCGGGCACGGCGGGTCGCGTGACCGGTTGAAAGGCCCAATGACTGGATTGCACAGTCGCCGGCGCTTCGTCGGCGGGAATTTCCGCCCCCGCCGCAATCCACCCTTCGATCTTCCCCAGTTCCTCTGCCGAAAGTTTCTCACCCTCCGGCGGCATGCTGATTTCTTCATGGGCTCCGGTAAGAACCCGATAGAGCAGGCTCTCGCTCGCCTTGCCCGCCACAACGGTCGCACCACCATCCCCCCCCTTCAACACCGCCGCGCCCGAATCCAGCCGGAGTCCGCCCTTCTGCTTTTCGGGGCCATGACACTGCACACACTTCGCGGCGAGAATCGGGTTCACATCACGGGTAAACGCTGCGCTCGCCCCCCCATCGTCCGCGGTCACGGGCCAACTCGCCCCAATTCCGAAGATTGCGGCCAAAACGAAGCGGCCCGCGCGGGCCGTGTACCAGTTCTTGTGCGACATGAAGCGATTTCCTGCCTGGATGAAGGACCCCTCCACACTAGCACAGGCTGGAATTTCAGTCCAGCCCCTGTCCCATCGTCTATCCCTGCAATAATCAATTCACGATACCTGCTAAGATCGAGGATAGTGCTCGAGTCAAGAATGAAAGATGGATTAATTGACACTTCATGCGGTAATCTAACGCGTTGTATACTATGGTGCCGGAGTTGGACGTGCTCTCCGGCTGGAGGCGGGTATCGGGATTCGTGGTTGTGGGGCGGGAATGTCACTGTCTGCTAGAGCTTGCATGACCGGAAAGACGCGAATATTGGTTGTGGATGACAATCGCCAGATCCAGGCGCTCCTTACCGAGCTTCTGGGAGTGGCGGGCCATGTCACGCGCGCGGCGGCCTCCTGCGAGGAAGCTCGCGCGCTCATCGATCAAGAAGCGTTCTCCTGCGCCCTCATTGATCTCGGCCTCCCCGACGGAAACGGCCTGGAATTATTGCCTTATATACGTGAACGGCAGCCCCTGCTGGTACCGGTCATTCTCACCGGCGATGGCCGGGCCGAGACCATTATTGAAACCATGCGCGCGGGCGCTTTTGATTTCCTCATCAAACCTTTTGTATCCGCCTCGCTCCATGCGGCGATCAACCGGGCCCAGGAGTACCACGACGTACTCCGTGAACGAGACGAACTGGTGCAACTACTTTCCGACGAACGCGAACAATTGAAGGTGCGGGTGGAAGAGGCAACGGCCGATCTCCGGCAATACGCCAGCCACTGCGAATTGGTCAGCGCGCGGCTGCGCTCCCTGGTGAGGCTGACGCAGGTCGCCGCCAATCTCTATACCGACGAGACTGTGTTCCGCAGCATCATCGAAGAACTCGAAAAATACATCCCGCTGCAATGCGTCGCTCTCGATTCCGCCACCGGGCACAAATTCCTTGCCGCCTGGCGCAACGGCGGCGACGAGATACACGTCATCGCCGTGGACGATGTCGATCTCTCCGCGCACAATGGCCGCTTTGAAGACAGCCCCGAAGAGCGCCTCCGCCGTCTGGTCGAGCGCCATGCCCACCTGGAAACGCCCGGCTCCGCCGCCTATATCTACCCCCAGAGCTACTGGGGAAAGCCCGCGTGCACCGTGGCCTTCTTCCTCGACGGCTCCTTCACGGTCGACGCGGACTGCGACCAGTTTCTCAGCATGTGCGCCCACTTCCTCGGCTTCGAATGGCAGGATGCACGGCTCTCGCTCCACGCCACCCAGCAGGCCAGCCTCGGCAATATCGCCCTGGAAATCTCAAAAGGCCTCATCCAGGGGCTCACCGCCATACGCACCACCGCCGACTTCGTCAGCGAGACCCCCATCAGCGATGAAGCCGCCGAAGGCCTGAAACTCATCCGCGACAGCGTGGATGGACTCCACAACCAGATCAAAGATTTCCGCCAGCTCTCCATGCCCCACAAGGAATCGGTGGAAACGGTCCAGCTCTCGGAATATATCGACCAGGCCGTGGACATGATCGCGCGCGCCCTGCAGAATCGCGGCATCACCATCAACCGCGATTACGACGAAGATTGCGAGTGCGTGCTCATGAACGGGGCAAGCCTCGCGAGAACCTTCCTCGACCTCATCGCCGCCGCCGTGCGCACCGTGGCCGACGGCGGGCAGATCCATCTCGCCGTTTCCGGCATGGAGCCCAATCATATTCTCGTCCAGATCCGGCACGACGCCGTCACGGGCGAGCTCTTTGGCGTTCCCCGCGACGGGGGAGAGGTGCCCATCCTGATCGAAAGCCACCCCCAGTTCATCCTCGCTTTGCGAACCATTCAGAGCTGCGGCGGAAAACTACTGTTGAAATATGAGGAAGGCACGGGACGGGCCTTCAGCATTATCCTGCCCCGAAACCCCCTGCGCGCACACCGTCCGACTGAGGTGCTCACGTGACGACCACGCCTTTGCCCCAACGGTCCGCCGCGCCCGACTCCGGGCGCGTGCGCCAGAAACTCCTTGTGGTCGACACCGACCCCGGCGTCTGCTGGTCCCTCGAAAAGGGGCTGGGACTCTCCGGCTATGACGTCTCCACCGTAAACAACGCCGCCCACGCCATCCAGCGCGCACGGGCGGAGTCATTCGCGGGCGTCCTCCTCGAAATCATGCCGGAGGCCGGACTCACCGTCGAGACCCTGTCCCAGTTGCTGGACCAGGAAGCCGCGCCGAGTGTGGTCTGCGTTTCTATCGACGCGCCGCCGACCATCGTAATCGACTGCATGCGCCGCGGCGCAACCGACTTCCTCGTGAAGCCCTTCAGCCTCGCCGAAGTCCGCGCCGCCATCGCCAAGGCCATCGCACCGCAGAAATCGCCCGGCGCCGATGCGGACGAGCCCGTGGAAGAGTCACCCGAACTCGCCGCCTCCCTGCTCGTGGGCGTCAGCCCCCCCATGCAGGAGTTGCGCACCGTCATCAAGCAAGTCGCCCAGACCGATCTCAATTGCCTCATCCGCGGCCAGAGCGGCGCGGGCAAAGACGTGATCGCCCGCGAGATCCACCGCCTGTCCAAGCGGAACGAGAAGCCCCTCATCAAGGTCAATTGCAGCGCACTTCCCGAGCAGCTTCTTGAAAGCGAGCTCTTTGGTTACGAAAAAGGCGCCTTCACCGGCGCCATCGCCGCCAAGCCCGGCCGCTTCAGCCTGGCCGACAAGGGCGTCATCTTCCTGGACGAGATCTGCGAGATGCACCCCAACCTCCAGGCCAAGCTGCTGCAGGTCATCGAGCACAAGGAATTCACCAAGCTCGGCGGGCGCCAGTCCGTGAAGGTGGATGTGCAGATCATCGCCGCCTCCAACGCCGATATCGAAGCCAAGACCAAAGACGGCAGCTTTCGGCAGGACCTGTATTTCCGACTCAACGAAGTCTGCATCTGGGCACCGCCGCTGAACAACCGCAAGGAAGACATTCCACTGCTGGTCAAGCACTTCACGAAAAAGTACAGCAATTTCACCGGAAACCGGCCCTTCCAGGTCACTGGCGAGGATCTGACGCGCCTCACGGAACGCGACTGGAACGGAAACGTCCGCGAACTCGAGAGCACCATCAAGCGGTGGCTCGTTCTGGGCAAGACCG
It encodes the following:
- a CDS encoding sigma-70 family RNA polymerase sigma factor; amino-acid sequence: MPQPDAVLLDKWRAQSDADAFAELISRHASMVYGACLRVVRNPGIAEEVAQECFLELMKGPRGIQCIGAWLHTVATRRALDRVKSEGRRAEREKHYAASLDTAAEVSWDDTREYVDEAIAALPDELRVPIILRFLEGNTHEAIAEELALSRSTVRSRIEKGIGVVRENLVKRGVVLSMAALSTGLEGMEAVAAPPALLAELGKRALAVRSAPTLLSATAGAKFAAAPLLLAGVVLAGAWAATRNTKPPENNVEPTVVAAAVTPEPTAPPEVPAVVVESPLPVEATVENTDVTTETPSSIAEEEQGWKLDLTPSETLREALQAKADIEFEEIHIKDVAEFLQDSFEINLVLDQRVVAPELEEHVENEAVGAPPGLQPGLPPGFQPGLRSGASVPGPPPAPVQFVRLPRAYLTDGHIRAIDQKDKTLEEILTTITSPLNLIWRIRGNAVWISSSAQLTEDMTVPLPSAPFKEGEVFTTLSSPVNIEFEDIHVTELVGFVQTAFKVNISLDTAVIMPETKTGDSAPPDPSQFATDGRLDYINLKDASMAETLFVMTRMLNLSYRVGKDGIFISTPDRLKGSF
- a CDS encoding Gfo/Idh/MocA family oxidoreductase, giving the protein MSKHSMTRRAFLAATTTTAVTVLAAPNDAQVVPGKKSPNEKLNIAAIGAGGKGFSDLMSCNKLGENIVALCDVDWKEAGEAFYKLPNAKQFKDYREMLEKMPEIDACTVSTPDHTHAPAAYMAMKLGKHVYVQKPLTHTVAEARLLTNTAREMKVATQMGNQGHCGNGVRDMCEMLWSGAIGQVKEAHVWTNRPVWPQGIAKPLDEMPIPDTMAWDLWIGTAPMRPYNDKYAPFNWRGWWDFGSGALGDMACHIMDPAFWALKLVESSDYTVELVAQSGKNDQTAPLASIVKYSFPARGDMAPVDVFWYDGMLIPKRPEGVPANQKLGDGDNGCFFVGESGILTAGEYGGEARLLPDEKMADYKKPEQTIKRITDENPYLNWIEACKGGEPAASNFDYSGPFTEMVAFGNLAVRTEQKMHWDNKAGAVTNVPNPKEFVSKEYRKGWELPC
- a CDS encoding DUF1501 domain-containing protein — encoded protein: MHPIEEQIQRTRRQFLTTAAGGIGGLALTALLGRDGYGAVPGVNPLAPKPNHTTPKAKACIFIFMEGGPSQMDLFDPKPMLNKLHGQPLPESMTKDMRFAFIQKETATVLGSNQQFKKYGESGMDFSTWLPHIGSCADDICMIRSMHTDAFNHHPGQLMMNTGVPTFGRPSMGAWINYGLGSEADNLPGYVVLSAGRGTSGGVSNWSSGFLPSNYQGVLFRNQGEPVLHLANPAGLPHECQRLGLDTVRDLNQIHYEETRDPEVLARISSYELAYRMQSAAPELIDLSGESQATLDMYGVDRVEEGYKASRGGPKGTFAAFSRNCLLARRLVERGVRFINIYHASWDHHSDLDNEMKFTTDMCDRPIGALIKDLKQRGLLEDTLVVFGSEFGRTPLGENRAGFREANTGRDHHPMAFTIWMAGGGTKGGRIIGETDDIGWNIVKDPVHINDLHATLLHLFGLNHLDLTYRYSGRDFRLTDVAGELVPAIYT
- a CDS encoding PSD1 domain-containing protein; the encoded protein is MSHKNWYTARAGRFVLAAIFGIGASWPVTADDGGASAAFTRDVNPILAAKCVQCHGPEKQKGGLRLDSGAAVLKGGDGGATVVAGKASESLLYRVLTGAHEEISMPPEGEKLSAEELGKIEGWIAAGAEIPADEAPATVQSSHWAFQPVTRPAVPAPAGENWGQGAIDAFIKAQLDQAGVAPSPEAAPGVLVRRLYLDLLGLPPEPGAVESFTADPSPAAYDSLVDRLLASPHFGERWGRHWLDLARYADSDGYEKDSPRPYAWRYRDWVINAINEDMPYDQFVIQQLAGDLLPGATLAQRTATGFHRNTLTNREGGIDPEEDRVKQAVDRTNTTGAVFMGLTMGCAQCHTHKYDPITQREYFGMYSFFDAALEQDISAPLPGEEEAYAAAVAKHTGEVAAKKAELAAYRPTLLAGLPAWEATLSIPEEGWNIQDPISYVSTGGASFKELDDKSVLVNGENPLTDAYTVVFRSDLRDVKGFRLETLTHDELTYHGPGRAHNGSFVLAEISVTAAPASEPHRTAPVKIASAKAGFAQDGYPIEAALDGNPATGWGILNGKNTNRDHAADFTFETPVGHDEGTIFTIKIDHGYGGYSNIGRFRLALTRNDPANIIFSDEVVAALKLPAAERTEGQTETLLELYGQSDGTWKKLKEELDKLEGNPPAPIPSIVMALRPNETPPVTRIHNRGDFLQPGDEVQPHTPAVLPPLKARGDKPDRLDLARWIVDPANPLTARVAANRVWEHLFGDGLARTSEDFGTRTETPTHPELLDWLAASFVEDHHWSTKSLIKAIVSSAAYKQSSHVRDDLFQSDPTNRLIARQNRFRVEGEITRDLFLAASGLLVDEVGGPSIRPPLPAGVADLGYAGSVKWPESEGPQKYRRGLYVFFQRTVAYPMLVAFDCPDSNVAALSRNRSNTPLQSLTLLNDPVFVEAAQALGKRLLEMDGLDEPARVREAFRLCMGRAPLDRELELLVKLVAEQEALFAAQPEEAKTLVGSHMPAEVAPEKAAAHMILARSIMNLDEFLTRE
- a CDS encoding response regulator, whose translation is MTGKTRILVVDDNRQIQALLTELLGVAGHVTRAAASCEEARALIDQEAFSCALIDLGLPDGNGLELLPYIRERQPLLVPVILTGDGRAETIIETMRAGAFDFLIKPFVSASLHAAINRAQEYHDVLRERDELVQLLSDEREQLKVRVEEATADLRQYASHCELVSARLRSLVRLTQVAANLYTDETVFRSIIEELEKYIPLQCVALDSATGHKFLAAWRNGGDEIHVIAVDDVDLSAHNGRFEDSPEERLRRLVERHAHLETPGSAAYIYPQSYWGKPACTVAFFLDGSFTVDADCDQFLSMCAHFLGFEWQDARLSLHATQQASLGNIALEISKGLIQGLTAIRTTADFVSETPISDEAAEGLKLIRDSVDGLHNQIKDFRQLSMPHKESVETVQLSEYIDQAVDMIARALQNRGITINRDYDEDCECVLMNGASLARTFLDLIAAAVRTVADGGQIHLAVSGMEPNHILVQIRHDAVTGELFGVPRDGGEVPILIESHPQFILALRTIQSCGGKLLLKYEEGTGRAFSIILPRNPLRAHRPTEVLT
- a CDS encoding sigma-54-dependent Fis family transcriptional regulator, with product MTTTPLPQRSAAPDSGRVRQKLLVVDTDPGVCWSLEKGLGLSGYDVSTVNNAAHAIQRARAESFAGVLLEIMPEAGLTVETLSQLLDQEAAPSVVCVSIDAPPTIVIDCMRRGATDFLVKPFSLAEVRAAIAKAIAPQKSPGADADEPVEESPELAASLLVGVSPPMQELRTVIKQVAQTDLNCLIRGQSGAGKDVIAREIHRLSKRNEKPLIKVNCSALPEQLLESELFGYEKGAFTGAIAAKPGRFSLADKGVIFLDEICEMHPNLQAKLLQVIEHKEFTKLGGRQSVKVDVQIIAASNADIEAKTKDGSFRQDLYFRLNEVCIWAPPLNNRKEDIPLLVKHFTKKYSNFTGNRPFQVTGEDLTRLTERDWNGNVRELESTIKRWLVLGKTDITPPPIAPARVSAPAQSPGVPAQDREYSPEEILQALDQNQWNRRKAAESLDISYQSLRRRIEKFKLDQRR